The window TAACAGTTCTGCAAACACAAAACGATTAAAATGGAAAATTCCCCAAAAACTCGCCACCGCTCACTTGAATCAATCTTCAAATCGATAGGAAACTCCAAAGctttgacaatttttgtacATCCATCTAGCTTAAAATCAAAGCACTTTAAatgcagaattaaaataaCTGGAAGTTCTTCCAAAGTGACTTGTTGCCATGCCTCCACCTCCTCGTTGGTCTTCTCATTGGTGACGCCCTCCAGCTGATTTTTCGTAACAAGAGCCTCGAGTGCCTCACGCACAGTTTTGACTTTCTAAAACCCAAGTTCAACAGAAAAGGTTCACACTTTCGCTCAATTACCTCGATATTTAATTGCAGGGTAAAAAACGGTTGTATGTTGTAAGTGGAATGATCCCCAGTCCTGTGAATCCTCGACTTGAGGAAGCCACCGAAAATATTACTAATTGGTGTCTTGACGAATTCCATTTGTCGCGTTATGCTACCCTTGTTTTTTGGTCCCATAACCTGCCACTCTTTGTCTGTGTCTTGATCGCTTGGTTTCGACTCGAATTTATTGATCGTAAGATCGCTTTTCACCAATTTCATTAGCTGGAAAAGTTCGAAattcgaattttaaaaattaaaaacagttaGAAAATCCATACTTCAAGCATTTCGTCGTTCAGTCCGTTTAATAAACAACCCAGAAACTCTTCAGCGTCTTCCTGACGGCCCTCCACCAAGAACAAATCGCTTCTAACACCGTTCAACATTTTGTAAATCCAAGAAGGTTCAAATGGCAGGTCGTAATCGATCATTAAACCTTGTTCCTTTTTCTGGTTTTTGTCGTTTCGCCGATTCACACGCAGACCGGCTGGCAAATGTTGGAATTCCTTGACGAAACGGCACCTAAAAATTTCGTTCAGAAAACGGTATGCAACCCGACTATAATTAACCtatttcaaaaagaaaaatatcgTTGAACACTTGTATCTACAAAAATATAGCGTTCtatgattgaaaaaaaaattgttacgaaTACAATGTGGTCTAAACTAtatctacaaaataaaaaagctaaaaatttgaacaaataaTCAATAAGACGAGGaccttttaaaacaaaatatacaaTAAAACAGATTCACgtttttttctcttaattacacaaagagttttttttgtgtccgaATAGAAAGTTTTCGAAACTAAAAGCTTTAGAAAAaatgagtgacacattttcgAGATAAGAtcgatttttggagaaataaTTCTGGTTATCCCACTATCGCCTTTTGTGATTTTCTTCAGAAAGACATAACAGCAGTAACTGAGCGgtgtattaaaaataaattacaattaaatattaacaaaGTTCTTGTTATATCGTCCTCTTGTGAACTTAACATTACCTTTGAGTATAAAATTGAGAACAAAATTTTAGCTTGATGTAACAAAATTCGAGATTTGGGTGTCACTATGGACACCTCATTGTCTTTTGTTCCTCAGATAGAAACGATTTGTGCTCACGTCAATAAGAtgttaaaattcattaaaaaaaaaaaaataccaaaggtttcaaaaatattaagtatGTAGAAACATTGTATGCAACCAGTAATACATTACTCAATTATAATTTGATTgagaacaaatttaaagcgttatgtaaaaattattttggaaactCAAATTACCATGTACCTATTATGTTTTGATTCTAATATTTgttctaatatttttatttatgttatcgtcattttgtaataattattctataaccaaaattgaaattttgtctGTTGATTAATaaactgttattattattattattattattattattttgtttttccttATTCATTTagacatttgaaacaaaaatattttacaagcactttttatgtagaatttaattttattagtaaTTACATTAGTTCTAATTGAATTTAATGGCAAAACCGTCAATTTCTTAAACAAAAGAGCTCCATAAGAAGCAATAATCTCATAATCATAATCATCACTCATAATCATAAATCAAGACGAAAATTCACcgtaaataatattaatataaaaattataataaaaaacaaatttgttgttgcaatttttaactAATATTATTACGCATTTTCAATCCGttgtgagaaaaaaaaacgactaatgtgtttttttcttcaaacggtttataaataataggtcaaaacttttttctagTGGGGTTAGAAATCAATTTAGTGTAATATTTCGTAAATATCTTAAACGGTGTTAAGTTACTGTGGATAAGACTTGCATTACATGGTGAATGCAAttagatatttttataatttttttgataagagCATGTGTATATTTAATGGTTGATTTCAGTGTTggttatttttgtgaaatgtttaaagcaaaaactatgacgaaaaaaaatatttacatgtccagaaaattgaaaaacaaatgttacctcctttagcaatgttttttttaagcgtttatttaacttgttttGTTAAGATTCAATAGACTTTAATAAAGGTggcattaatatttttacttaatacaattttattgGCTCATtaaccatttattttttgctacttcgtgttttattagaaaatacataatatgtatttcaaaactataaaaacaactatcattttttacatttgattttcttttaattggtGGGTTTTCTTGATACTAAAATTATCACTAATTGTCCAATTTAACATAAAATCACACGGAAACACAGAAAATCTTAGTATTATTACGGCTAAAATGGATAATATGGATGTTTAGAAATCATTGATtacttaatatttattaaatcctctgtaaaaagtgcctgtattatgtatttgttttgtaataacaaagacgatatgatttttttattctatcgaaAACgataaaaagttattttgttCAGTGTTGAATTTAagataaaaccaaattttatcGTTTAGAAAAAcctttgttgtttttatttttgacgttttttattgttgaattttttgacatttatgaCTGCCAATCAAAATCATAAAGTATGGATACAATTTTACATTGTACACGACGATAAAATTCACCATTATCTTCTCAAGCGTTTCAGCCTCGCGACTGAAACCGGTCacaaagataaaataaaattttatctatttaattCACCAAGTCAAcgattagtaaaaaaaaagaaacgagCTCGAGAATGCGTCaatcattttttctaaatcattagtgttgatttaaaaagattatttaatttaataaacaaaataacagacaattatgtttttatttttagatcaatGTTTTTCATTTATCCAGTGGTGTAACATataatttgtataaaacttataCAGTTTTACCCGAAAGaacctatttttttgaataaaccaataagaaatATACTTACATTCCGTCAATGATGGGCGTGGCTTTCTCCTTCTGAGCCGTAGTGTTTTGTTCCGATAAGCCTactaataaattgtaaacaggAGGACAGGCTAAAAGTGCTTGTAAAATCGAATTGATGTAGCAATAGTTGCTCTTATTGATCAAACCACGTGGCTGTAAACTTATAGTTCTGCCATCGATGGTATAATTCAACagaaattctacaaaataattaaataaataaatgattgGTAAACATTAACGTGTGTGTTTTTACCGCCCATTCTGTAGCAGTTCGGATCGATAAACTTGGCCTTTCTGGGATTCCTGATCGGATCTTcatcattgttattatcaaCGTTTTGTTTATTCACAGCCTCGTTCGATGAAGACTTCTCATTGACTCCATTCCCGTTAATAACGCCCGAGTTTTTCGAATTACTGAACAAACTAGCCCACGATTTATTCGCTCTTCCTGGAGTTGTTTCTCCATTTGTTGTAATATTACAATTAGCGTCGGGCtcctcttttttttcttcgggAGCGGTGACCGGTGGCGGCACATACGCCTGGTGGTTGTACTCATCGTCGGTGATGTAGTTAGCATTGGGGGCGGTTTGCGTGTATGTTATGGGGATGGTGGTGGTGACGACTGGGGGCAGATAGGTGGAGTAGACCACGTATTGCGAGTATGGATGATGATGATATAGTGATGGGTCAGGGGGCGGCATGTAGGCATTATAGTCGACTTGATTGGTGAGGTACACCTGGGGGTGGGAAGCCACAACGGCCGCTTTGTCCTGGTGGTGGTGGGCGGCGGCGGTGGCAACAAACCGATTTTTTACATCTGAAACGCATTGCATTTTAGCCAGGTCTACGGATTACTACAGattaggatacgaaacgacgCAAATGAAACGTCCCCGTTTTTAATAGTTCTGTTACTGTCGCTAAAGAACGCAGTTGTTCCATAACCAGCTATTTTCAGagcaacgaattaaaaaaatcgttatttaaataacggttagcatacgacaaacaaaaaaaatacaggcagatagagcattaaattctcaatagtagtAAACAAAGTTTGttaagaagaaaaaagtacAACCATCCCTTGCACttacaacaattaattaatgagtaaaataaaatttttgtaattttcgttattatttttttaagcaatagAACTCGATAAGTAGATTATCCTACAAACCCTTTTTTgcaaggaatctaaatctgtcattaCCTTtttcaaggcgttcttgatgcaagagttacaacactgaactttgttttttatagaCGCCATATTTGacaattgtatttttgaaatgtctttttgttcctgattacaatTAAATATGAAAGCTaagtttttataactttgacttgttttgttttgcgaagaatATAATTCTAGCTtatcatgttttttattttttaaataagtagcTTGACGGAAATGTAAACCTTCCAGAACCAAATTCATTTAAACCTCTACagtctagtttgtttaaaaacaaaatttttgccgtttCTTCCAgagcactcttcgcaaaaatgctttttttctCCGTTTTGATtagcatgtaagattcgatcatacCATGTGATGCATCGTTGTAATCaagaataaaaacatttttcaaaaatacagtAATCAAATATGACGatcttaaaaacaaacaaagttgagtgttgtaacgctgacatcaagaatgctttgaaaaatacgataacagatttagattccttgtaaaaaagtgcctgaaaaaCGTCCTAGTTAGAAACGTCTAGGCTTTTTAGTTTtcccttgaaaaaaattacaaatttccgtttttttttaataattcaaaaactaaaaatgatacaacaaattttctttcacataattgttcagcattaaaatacaaaactttTCCATAATTTAATCGACCTCGTACCTTTTATAACAACTGAGATCCCCttggtggagctcgaaaaaaaGACACCCGGTATAACACAAATTATATTAAGATACAGTCTGATTCTAGTTTAAGTCtttttcttttggttttcttctTTCATCAATTGTgttccacaatttttttaaatgtcaaaaatatacagggtgtttcaagttttagtgccagtgaaaaaataaatacttctagttgtccaaaagtaaaaacttatatcgcAAACGATAAAGTTTCTAACaggctttaattttatgctCTAACGGTATCCCAAATTTTCTTAATACGAGcgtgaaatgcaaaaaactacattaattttttttattttcaaaacattacaatatttttttttataataaaattcctcctattttttaagtgagaatttcggaaataattttattaattaattattttgcaattaatttaattaaatgatttaaataaattgtttttgtgtaaacaatggcaatattttatgtaagtctaaaaaatatatacagggtgagtcaatgaTATGGGCAAGCTCGTTTACACGTACACCGTCAATGATATCGGAGAATTATTTTGTCTTATGTGTTCTACTTTACAGTGCAGCCTAcaacatagttttttaaatgacaactcCTGTATATTTTTGGGCTTTACAAATCCAttttgtttttgcaatttgctttaaccgttcagaagttattttattaagaaatcGCAGTGCGCTTGGTTTTCAGGATATCAAGTAGGGACTTTACTCGTGTGTAAACAGCTGTCTGAGGTATCTTTCGTAGACAAAACCATACAATTACATTGTAGCATTACCATGCTGTGacattaattttggtaaactttCAAGGACAtaacttgaatttttcaaatagcacctactgtatttttttattactaagtATTACCCAGCGTCTATATTTTACATCTTTTATACCCCTTAAGTGTTTTCCGAAAAGTTCGCTTTTTGTGGCATTTATTGTATGTACATCACgttttgattttcttgtcaaaaaaaatttttcgcgGAAAATGCATACAGATTTCATCgagattttaaactttttattttggcAAGAAATGTGCCCTTTCGATATCATTGACGGTCTGGGTGTAATCGAGCTTGTCCAtatcaatgactcaccctgtacattTGGAACAACAACGCATAACATACATTACATTATTAGATACGTCATAATGTTATCTAgatatgtaaatttttaatgtatgATTTAATTTCTTTGAAGACAATCAATCATGCAAGTATGCTTCCAGATGTTGAACATAATTACGATAATTTTCTGGAGTTACGTGTTCAAAAGCATAATGAACGGCTTCATACAAttcattttgaatttttaggtGTGCTCTTTTTATTATGGTGTTTCCACTGGTTAAATAGTTTCATGGGGTTAAAAGGGAACTGTAAGAAGGTAGAAATATTGCAAAGTGACAATGGGGGTGAATGAGAGTCACTACTTTTTTGATTCCCATGAAATATGAAATTCCACATTATTCATAAGAAAATGTGCTCCTTGTACACCGcaatagatttaaaaaaacttgaaacaaattaaaaaaatatattaattgcCGCAGCAGTTGAATAGTTGCGTCCTTTTTTGAGCATTCGAAGTTAAAATCTTGTAAGATTTGCCATCGGTTAGTTAACAAAGATTTTACCCAAGCACTGAAATGCCGGGCGTATTGTTGTATGTTGTTCTAAGTATAATTAGTAAATTAGTTgaacttaaattaatttaaaacgctGAAAGCGCCCTCATTTGTACTCTGTCgtactatattttttaggtACAGAAaactcgtttcgtctcctaatctatagtcctccgtagccATATCCTACTGGGTCAAACGAATGACAATTGAGTATAAAATTGTGACATTTGGATTTGTTACACAAGATTGCCAAattaacatttataaaaattacacaggatttcaaaaaataaattataaaaacggccatttttcaaatctttTACATCACGTTTCAcaagagaataaaaaattgcttgattaaaaataacttcacCACTTTTAGCTGACTCACTCCTGTGTGATCTTTGGGGTCAGAAGTTTGGTTATGTTGCTTTGAATTACTTTTTATGAATATTAATCGATTGAAAAAGCACATACCGGTCTTTTGGACGACTTTATGTTCCGAAACCCTCCAAGGCAGCTGCACATTGGCATTCTCTGCATACAGAGAATCCAAAACCTCCTGTCGTTCTTGCTCATCAACCCCGCTGAGATCCAGAAATGTAATGTTGTGCTAAAACGACGAAAATAACTCAATTATGGCCAAACTCCGGCCCAAAAACCACCAAAATTATGTAAGTCTGGAGAGGTAAAAAGACCGAATTTTGATGCTACTTACTGCCTCGAATGGATCCATGATTGCGGTATCTGCTATTTCATATTTGTGATAAATTCATTTCACTGCAACTACTCGAAAGTTAACATTTTAGGAGCAATAACAAAAGTATTAAACACACGGGGTTAAGTTTTCACGTTCCATTCTGTCAACTGTCTGAATTACAAATCTAGTGACTTTGGCGTGTCATGTTGGCAAACGCAGAGCGGGCTTTTTCaatctttatttacaaaaatcaatttacatCATTTTGATACATTGACGCATTCCTCCTCTTAAACGCTTTACCGCAGTTTGGTTTTTCCTCAACCGGAACTTCCACTTCTTTACCGCAATTTGATTTTTCCTCAACCGGAACTTCCATTTCTTCAACAGTTTCGTTCAATTCCGGTTGAGAAATTGTTTCGTCCACAAACGTTGGAACACTTTCATTCACTGGTTGGGGCAAGTCCAAGACTATTTTTCTCGGTGTTGTCTTACTTGCACTATCATCACCTAAACTATTTGCACTAAGATCAATTGCAGAGTTTGTACTTAAATTAAGAATTAAATTCAACGGATCATCGATtcccaattttttacaaaacaaaacgGTCTGTGAATTACAAACTGGCACTGGTTGCGTTAAATTTTTAGTCTTATGACCGGAATAACCTTCAGCTGTTTTCTCGAAATTGTTTGGAACCACCAGATCACCAAACAGGTTCAAAGTAAACGATTTTTCCTCCTCGTCTGGAGTAAAGCAccacctaaaaattttttttttaattttgaattgtgCCGCCATCTGTTACCATAGttacgaaaacaaaagacaagTAACCATAGTAACGAAAATCCgtgattttgattaaaaattacctCTCATTGCCACTAGGCCCTGGTAAATAATTGGTCACATTTTTAACACTTAGCAGATGATTTGTTAATCTTAAAATAGTCAACCATTCTAGATCGTaactaatttcaattttttccaaattcgtGTCATGAGGTACATCAACAACTTGCAGAAACCTTCTTTTAGGAAGGCACTTATCTAGTGCAagaaatttggtgattttgcCACACTCGTGTGGCACCACTGCGGCAAATTTACAGTGCAAATGAGCCGAAAACCAATAATCTGGCTTCAAATGATTTAGCAATTCTTCGGTTGGTTTGCTACCCAGTTGTCCTCTGCTGATATCTTctctaaaaaattgataataatcaCAAATTCGGGGAAATCTtgattaataaagaaaatttccCTGGTGCCATGTCTTCAGAAACACAGGGAAACTTCCGTTACTGTGAATTACTCGAAAAAAGGTTTAAAACGTATTAATTGCGCCGCATTTCCATATTGCCAGATCCCCGAGGGCCAATcatgtgataaaaaaatatccaaaGGTTGAGACAGTTGTTTCAACCGAAAAACTTCCAAATTTCTGATGTGATAAACGCTGCGTTTTGAACTATCGCTGTAAGGCGAATGCTCAAAGTGACCTTTCATGTAATCCTGTCCTTTGTAAATCCCCGAAATGCCCCCAATTCTTAAACCTgaacaaatattaattaaagaagACAAAGTAGCGATTTTAACCTGCAATATTGACCACTCCGGCATAACCCAAGTAGTAGATGTTCGGGGCCACCCAGCCCCCATATGGCAACTCTTGCAGATAATTGGACGCTTCGTGGTTGCCCCCAATAAAAATCGTGAGAATTGGGGCTGTTTTAATCCCGGTGTAATACCTGAAATTTGGTTATTAACGCAACGAAATGGACGAACTTTGATTACTTGTAAAATGAACAAATGTTGTAGTATTTAGGGGGCACCGCCATGCACCGGAGGTCCGCTTCATTGCGAGAAGCTTGAAAGTCGCCACAACAAATGAGCAAATCGATTTTAAAGCCTTCCTTCTCTTCCAAATATTGCAGAGTGtcgtaaattatttccaattcGCCGTGGGCACAACCTTCGACCGCAATTTTCatctcaaaataattttcaaaaaaaattgttggttaaaaaaatgtttgacaaGTCCAAGGTGAGGGAAAGTCGGCAGATGGGAAATCTGATATAAGAAAAcactaacaaaaataattaattgtgcGTTAAACACACAAACAAAAGTATACATATTATACGCTGTTGTAATCTCAATGATtaaatatgtataaaaaaaaacttgttaaataaaataattgttttttcatttaccGTTATTCGCTTAATGTGTACAAAGTGGGGGCCAAATTTCCAACCTAACCTATAAAAAGTCAGTGTCAAAGTTGAAAAACCGTAATGTGAAAGTGTTGCGTTTGCGAGAAACTGTTGTGTGTCATGAGGCGAAAAATGTCGTTGAAGACCGTCGGTATCGTCGTAATTAGTGACGAGGTTCTTTCCGGCGAAAAAACCGACAATACTAGCAAATATCTGATCAAGGAACTGGCCTGTTTGGACTATAGTGTGGGCAAAGTCTCGACAATCAGTGAAAGAGAAGATGTGATTTTTAACGAACTTCATGCACTAATGAGGTCTTTCGACATGATAATAGCCGTTGGTGAGCGATGCGGGGTTATTTACAGAGCACTTGGCAAAATGA of the Tribolium castaneum strain GA2 chromosome 1, icTriCast1.1, whole genome shotgun sequence genome contains:
- the LOC660907 gene encoding ubiquitin carboxyl-terminal hydrolase 10-A, translated to MDPFEAHNITFLDLSGVDEQERQEVLDSLYAENANVQLPWRVSEHKVVQKTDVKNRFVATAAAHHHQDKAAVVASHPQVYLTNQVDYNAYMPPPDPSLYHHHPYSQYVVYSTYLPPVVTTTIPITYTQTAPNANYITDDEYNHQAYVPPPVTAPEEKKEEPDANCNITTNGETTPGRANKSWASLFSNSKNSGVINGNGVNEKSSSNEAVNKQNVDNNNDEDPIRNPRKAKFIDPNCYRMGEFLLNYTIDGRTISLQPRGLINKSNYCYINSILQALLACPPVYNLLVGLSEQNTTAQKEKATPIIDGMCRFVKEFQHLPAGLRVNRRNDKNQKKEQGLMIDYDLPFEPSWIYKMLNGVRSDLFLVEGRQEDAEEFLGCLLNGLNDEMLELMKLVKSDLTINKFESKPSDQDTDKEWQVMGPKNKGSITRQMEFVKTPISNIFGGFLKSRIHRTGDHSTYNIQPFFTLQLNIEKVKTVREALEALVTKNQLEGVTNEKTNEEVEAWQQVTLEELPVILILHLKCFDFKLDGCTKIVKALEFPIDLKIDSKLLSSKPMSPKEKQYKLFAVVYHDGKEATKGHYITDAFHVGYSSWIRYDDASVKSVQEDYVLKPQGTRVPYLLFYRRSDTIRSK
- the ldbr gene encoding lariat debranching enzyme produces the protein MKIAVEGCAHGELEIIYDTLQYLEEKEGFKIDLLICCGDFQASRNEADLRCMAVPPKYYNICSFYKYYTGIKTAPILTIFIGGNHEASNYLQELPYGGWVAPNIYYLGYAGVVNIAGLRIGGISGIYKGQDYMKGHFEHSPYSDSSKRSVYHIRNLEVFRLKQLSQPLDIFLSHDWPSGIWQYGNAAQLIRFKPFFEEDISRGQLGSKPTEELLNHLKPDYWFSAHLHCKFAAVVPHECGKITKFLALDKCLPKRRFLQVVDVPHDTNLEKIEISYDLEWLTILRLTNHLLSVKNVTNYLPGPSGNERWCFTPDEEEKSFTLNLFGDLVVPNNFEKTAEGYSGHKTKNLTQPVPVCNSQTVLFCKKLGIDDPLNLILNLSTNSAIDLSANSLGDDSASKTTPRKIVLDLPQPVNESVPTFVDETISQPELNETVEEMEVPVEEKSNCGKEVEVPVEEKPNCGKAFKRRNASMYQNDVN